Proteins encoded together in one Drosophila albomicans strain 15112-1751.03 chromosome 2R, ASM965048v2, whole genome shotgun sequence window:
- the LOC117575285 gene encoding acetylcholine receptor subunit alpha-like 2 translates to MSHSRPSLALLLAIWRHGKLLCLLLAFLLFFCETVQANPDAKRLYDDLLSNYNRLIRPVSNNTDTVLVKLGLRLSQLIDLNLKDQILTTNVWLEHEWQDHKFKWDPSEYGGVTELYVPSEHIWLPDIVLYNNADGEYVVTTMTKAILHYTGRVVWTPPAIFKSSCEIDVRYFPFDQQTCFMKFGSWTYDGDQIDLKHINQKNDKDNKVEIGIDLREYYPSVEWDILGVPAERHEKYYPCCAEPYPDIFFNITLRRKTLFYTVNLIIPCVGISYLSVLVFYLPADSGEKIALCISILLSQTMFFLLISEIIPSTSLALPLLGKYLLFTMLLVGLSVVITIIILNIHYRKPSTHKMRPWIRAFFIKRLPKLLLMRVPKDLLRDLAANKINYGLKFSKTKFGQALMDEMQMNSGGSSPDSIRRMQGRVGVGGCNGMHVTTATNRFSGLVGALGGGLSTLSGYNGLPSVLSGLDDSMSDVAARKKYPFELEKAIHNVMFIQHHMQRQDEFNAEDQDWGFVAMVMDRLFLWLFMIASLVGTFVILGEAPSLYDDTKAIDVQLSDVAKQIYNLTEKKN, encoded by the exons ATGAGCCACTCTCGACCAAGTCTGGCCCTACTTTTGGCTATTTGGCGGCATGGCAAGCTGCTCTGTCTGCTCTTGGCCTTTCTGCTCTTCTTCTGCGAGACAGTGCAAGCGAATCCGGACGCCAAACGACTCTACGATGATCTGTTGAGCAATTACAATCGACTCATACGACCCGTTAGCAACAATACGGACACAGTGTTGGTCAAGCTGGGACTGCGCCTGTCCCAGCTCATCGATTTG AATCTCAAAGATCAAATTCTAACGACCAACGTGTGGCTGGAGCACGAGTGGCAggatcataaatttaaatgggaTCCATCCGAATACGGCGGCGTCACCGAGCTCTATGTGCCATCTGAGCACATTTGGCTGCCCGACATTGTCCTCTACAACAA CGCTGATGGCGAGTACGTGGTCACCACCATGACAAAGGCCATTCTCCATTATACGGGCCGTGTTGTGTGGACTCCACCGGCCATCTTCAAGTCATCCTGCGAGATTGATGTGCGCTATTTTCCCTTTGATCAACAAACATGCTTCATGAAGTTTGGCTCCTGGACATACGATGGTGATCAG ATCGATTTAAAGCACATCAACCAGAAGAACGATAAAGACAATAAAGTGGAGATTGGTATCGACTTGCGCGAATATTATCCAAGTGTCGAATGGGATATATTGGGTGTGCCCGCCGAACGGCATGAGAAGTATTATCCCTGCTGTGCCGAACCTTATCCTG ATATTTTCTTCAACATCACTCTGAGGCGAAAGACACTCTTCTATACTGTGAATCTGATCATTCCCTGTGTTGGCATCTCATACCTGTCTGTTCTGGTATTTTATCTGCCAGCTGATTCTGGTGAGAAGATTGCCTTGTGCATCAGCATTCTTCTCTCGCAGACTATGTTCTTCTTGCTCATATCGGAAATTATACCTTCGACATCGCTGGCTCTGCCGTTGCTGGGGAAATATCTGCTATTCACCATGTTGCTGGTCGGGCTGAGCGTTGTTATTACCATCATAATACTCAATATACATTATCGAAAGCCGAGCACGCACAAGATGCGACCGTGGATACGAGCGTTCTTCATTAAGCGTCTTCCGAAGTTATTGCTAATGAGAGTGCCCAAGGATCTGTTGCGTGATTTGGCCGCCAATAAAATCAACTACGGATTGAAGTTCAGCAAGACAAAGTTTGGACAGGCCCTAATggatgaaatgcaaatgaattccGGTGGTTCCAGTCCCGATTCGATACGTCGCATGCAGGGACGCGTCGGCGTTGGTGGCTGTAATGGAATGCATGTGACCACAGCGACCAATAG GTTCAGTGGATTGGTGGGTGCTTTGGGTGGCGGTCTGAGCACGCTGAGTGGCTACAATGGGTTGCCTTCGGTGCTTTCCGGCTTGGATGACTCCATGAGCGATGTGGCGGCACGCAAAAAGTATCCGTTTGAGCTGGAAAAGGCCATACATAACGTCATGTTCATACAACATCACATGCAACGCCAGGACGAGTTCAATGCG GAAGATCAGGACTGGGGCTTTGTGGCCATGGTTATGGATCGCTTGTTCCTCTGGCTATTCATGATTGCATCGCTTGTGGGAACATTTGTCATATTGGGCGAGGCTCCGTCTTTGTACGATGACACCAAGGCCATTGATGTGCAACTTTCGGATGTGGCAAAGCAAATTTACAATCTAACTGAAAAGaagaattaa